The Streptomyces sp. NBC_00670 genome window below encodes:
- a CDS encoding GPR1/FUN34/YaaH family transporter, translating to MDNDVSAGSSTTTVAGRLALGITLLAFGLGNTGVIDGVTAANAVSLAHYVGGVALFLVGLLAFRDHDTGSGTAFAALGALWFTWAVSAGDQISDNAAGLFLLLFALVALTLTLGAAGNGVLDQGTYGLFFVSLVLLAIAVLADSDALGKVGGWFAVAAGAVAWYAATAALAHWPTTVRRGAAGRRVTATG from the coding sequence GTGGACAATGACGTCTCCGCGGGAAGTAGCACGACCACCGTCGCCGGTCGACTCGCCCTGGGCATCACCCTGTTGGCCTTCGGCCTCGGAAACACCGGCGTGATCGACGGCGTGACGGCGGCCAACGCCGTGTCACTCGCCCACTACGTCGGGGGAGTTGCCCTCTTCCTCGTCGGCCTGCTGGCCTTCCGCGACCATGACACCGGCAGCGGCACCGCGTTCGCGGCGCTCGGCGCCCTCTGGTTCACCTGGGCCGTCTCGGCCGGTGACCAGATCTCCGACAACGCGGCCGGACTGTTCCTGCTGCTCTTCGCCCTCGTGGCGCTCACCCTGACCCTCGGCGCGGCCGGCAACGGCGTACTCGACCAGGGCACCTACGGCCTGTTCTTCGTCTCCCTGGTCCTGCTCGCCATAGCCGTCCTCGCGGACAGCGACGCCCTCGGCAAGGTCGGCGGCTGGTTCGCCGTGGCGGCGGGCGCGGTCGCCTGGTACGCGGCGACGGCGGCCCTGGCCCACTGGCCGACGACCGTACGGCGCGGGGCGGCCGGCCGTCGTGTGACGGCGACGGGCTGA
- a CDS encoding universal stress protein, which yields MAGHEFFEPADRKRSVAEPASADPLASDESRASCDPAFQHGVVVGFDGSTSSERALSYAIGMAQRFRSGLIIVHVANRLPTTVWAGCEPPVFVDVPDHRTEVLGLELACADYLSEVPWILVERGGDICHELEEVGQEYEADAIVVGSTHGLVGRLFGSVAGRLAKRARRPVVVIP from the coding sequence ATGGCCGGTCACGAATTCTTCGAACCCGCGGACCGCAAACGGTCGGTCGCCGAGCCCGCCTCGGCCGACCCACTGGCGTCGGACGAGAGCCGCGCGTCCTGCGATCCCGCGTTTCAGCACGGTGTCGTCGTCGGCTTCGACGGTTCCACCTCCAGCGAGCGCGCCCTCTCCTACGCGATCGGCATGGCCCAGCGCTTCCGCTCCGGCCTGATCATCGTGCACGTCGCCAACCGGCTGCCCACCACGGTGTGGGCCGGCTGCGAGCCACCGGTCTTCGTCGACGTCCCGGACCACCGCACCGAGGTGCTCGGGCTCGAACTGGCCTGTGCGGACTATCTCTCCGAGGTGCCCTGGATCCTGGTCGAGCGCGGCGGCGACATCTGCCACGAACTCGAGGAGGTCGGGCAGGAGTACGAGGCCGACGCGATCGTCGTCGGCTCCACGCACGGGCTCGTGGGCCGTCTGTTCGGCTCGGTCGCCGGCCGTCTGGCCAAACGCGCCCGCCGCCCGGTGGTCGTCATCCCCTGA
- a CDS encoding ABC transporter substrate-binding protein, translating to MFNARVSRPTRRGVLAAGGALGLGAVLAACGDEDAKAGGSGDGSGAGTSGSWTFKDDRGRAAKAGKVPSNIVAFVGVAAALHDYGVSVKGVFGPTKTKDGKADVQAGDMDVSKVTILGNEWGQFNIEKYAALGPDLLVSTMFDDAGTLWYVPEESKKKIEAVGAPSVGISVYDRQLPEPLQRMLALAKTLGADTSSSEIAAAKKRFEDAAARLRAAAKAHPDIKVLVGSASQDIFYVSGTNLSIDLEYFKALGVNFVEPAEAAKKASGGWFENLSWENVDKHPADLIMMDNRTSAIQPADITEATWKKLPAVKAGQVIPRNPEPILSYDKCAPLLEDLAKAIESAKKVS from the coding sequence ATGTTCAACGCCCGTGTCTCCCGTCCCACCCGCCGCGGCGTCCTCGCCGCCGGCGGTGCCCTCGGCCTCGGTGCCGTGCTCGCGGCCTGCGGTGACGAGGACGCGAAAGCCGGCGGCTCGGGCGACGGGTCCGGGGCGGGCACGTCGGGTTCGTGGACCTTCAAGGACGACCGCGGCCGGGCCGCGAAGGCCGGCAAGGTCCCGTCGAACATCGTCGCGTTCGTCGGCGTGGCCGCCGCGCTGCACGACTACGGCGTGAGCGTGAAGGGCGTCTTCGGGCCCACGAAGACCAAGGACGGCAAGGCCGATGTCCAGGCCGGTGACATGGACGTCAGCAAGGTGACCATCCTGGGCAACGAGTGGGGCCAGTTCAACATCGAGAAGTACGCGGCCCTCGGCCCGGACCTCCTCGTCTCCACGATGTTCGACGACGCCGGCACCCTCTGGTACGTCCCCGAGGAGTCCAAGAAGAAGATCGAGGCCGTCGGCGCGCCGAGCGTCGGCATCTCCGTCTACGACCGCCAGCTGCCCGAGCCGCTCCAGCGGATGCTGGCGCTCGCCAAGACGCTCGGCGCGGACACCTCCTCCAGCGAGATCGCCGCCGCGAAGAAGCGGTTCGAGGACGCCGCCGCCCGGCTGCGCGCCGCGGCCAAGGCCCACCCCGACATCAAGGTCCTGGTCGGTTCCGCGAGCCAGGACATCTTCTACGTCTCCGGCACCAACCTCTCCATCGACCTGGAGTACTTCAAGGCCCTCGGCGTCAACTTCGTCGAGCCGGCCGAGGCCGCCAAGAAGGCGAGCGGCGGGTGGTTCGAGAACCTCAGCTGGGAGAACGTCGACAAGCACCCGGCCGACCTCATCATGATGGACAACCGGACCTCCGCAATCCAGCCGGCCGACATCACCGAGGCCACGTGGAAGAAGCTGCCCGCGGTCAAGGCGGGCCAGGTCATCCCGCGCAACCCCGAGCCGATCCTCTCGTACGACAAGTGCGCACCGCTGCTCGAAGACCTCGCCAAGGCGATCGAGAGCGCGAAGAAGGTGAGCTGA
- the glmS gene encoding glutamine--fructose-6-phosphate transaminase (isomerizing), with protein sequence MCGIVGYIGKRDVAPLLLEGLQRLEYRGYDSAGIVVTSPKATGLKMVKAKGRVRDLEAKVPARFKGTAGIAHTRWATHGAPSDANAHPHMSADSKVAVVHNGIIDNAADLRKKLEADGVEFLSETDTEVLTHLVARSEATKLEDKVREALRVVEGTYGIAVMHADFPDRIVVARNGSPVVLGIGEKEMFVASDVAALVTHTRQIVTLDDGEMATLKADDFRTYTTEGTRTTAEPTTVEWEAESYDMGGHDTYMHKEIHEQAEAVDRVLRGRIDDRFSTVHLGGLNLGAREARAVRRVKILGCGTSYHAGMIGAQMIEELARIPADAEPASEFRYRNAVVDPDTLYVAVSQSGETYDVLAAVQELKRKGARVLGVVNVVGSAIAREADGGIYVHAGPEVCVVSTKCFTNTTVAFALLALHLGRTRDLSVRDGKRIIEGLRRLPGQINEVMKQEEEIKRLAEQYAQARSMLFIGRVRGYPVAREASLKLKEVSYIHAEAYPASELKHGPLALIEPALPTVAIVPDDDLLEKNRAALEEIKARSGKILAVAHQEQAKADQTIVVPKNEDELDPILMGIPLQLLAYHTALALGRDIDKPRNLAKSVTVE encoded by the coding sequence ATGTGCGGAATCGTCGGATACATCGGTAAGCGCGATGTGGCGCCCCTGCTGCTTGAGGGTCTGCAGCGGCTGGAGTACCGCGGCTACGACTCGGCCGGCATCGTCGTCACCAGCCCCAAGGCGACCGGCCTGAAGATGGTCAAGGCCAAGGGCCGGGTGCGCGACCTGGAGGCCAAGGTCCCCGCGCGCTTCAAGGGCACCGCCGGCATCGCCCACACCCGCTGGGCCACCCACGGCGCCCCGTCCGACGCCAACGCGCACCCGCACATGTCGGCCGACAGCAAGGTCGCCGTCGTCCACAACGGCATCATCGACAACGCCGCCGACCTGCGGAAGAAGCTGGAGGCGGACGGCGTCGAGTTCCTCTCCGAGACCGACACCGAGGTCCTCACCCACCTCGTCGCCCGCTCCGAGGCGACGAAGCTCGAGGACAAGGTGCGCGAGGCGCTGCGCGTCGTCGAGGGCACGTACGGCATCGCCGTCATGCACGCCGACTTCCCCGACCGCATCGTGGTGGCCCGCAACGGCTCCCCCGTCGTGCTCGGCATCGGCGAGAAGGAGATGTTCGTCGCCTCCGACGTGGCCGCGCTCGTCACCCACACCCGGCAGATAGTCACGCTGGACGACGGCGAGATGGCCACCCTCAAGGCCGACGACTTCCGCACCTACACCACCGAGGGCACCCGCACCACGGCGGAGCCCACCACGGTGGAGTGGGAGGCCGAGTCGTACGACATGGGCGGCCACGACACCTATATGCACAAGGAGATCCACGAGCAGGCCGAGGCGGTCGACCGCGTGCTGCGCGGCCGCATCGACGACCGGTTCTCCACCGTGCACCTGGGCGGCCTCAACCTCGGCGCCCGCGAGGCGCGTGCGGTGCGGCGGGTGAAGATCCTGGGCTGCGGCACGTCGTACCACGCCGGCATGATCGGCGCGCAGATGATCGAGGAGCTGGCCCGCATCCCCGCCGACGCGGAGCCGGCCTCCGAGTTCCGCTACCGCAACGCGGTCGTGGACCCGGACACGCTGTACGTCGCCGTCTCGCAGTCCGGCGAGACCTACGACGTGCTGGCCGCCGTGCAGGAGTTGAAGCGCAAGGGTGCGCGGGTGCTCGGCGTGGTCAACGTGGTGGGCTCGGCGATCGCGCGCGAGGCGGACGGCGGCATCTATGTGCACGCCGGGCCCGAGGTGTGCGTGGTGTCCACCAAGTGCTTCACCAACACCACCGTCGCGTTCGCGCTCCTCGCGCTGCACCTGGGGCGTACCCGGGATCTGTCGGTGCGGGACGGCAAGCGGATCATCGAGGGGCTGCGGCGGCTGCCGGGGCAGATCAACGAGGTGATGAAGCAGGAGGAGGAGATCAAGCGGCTGGCCGAGCAGTACGCGCAGGCCCGCTCGATGCTCTTCATCGGCCGCGTGCGGGGATACCCGGTGGCCCGGGAGGCCTCGCTGAAGCTGAAGGAGGTCTCGTACATCCACGCGGAGGCGTACCCGGCCTCCGAGCTGAAGCACGGGCCGCTGGCGCTGATCGAGCCGGCGCTGCCGACGGTGGCGATCGTGCCGGACGACGATCTGCTGGAGAAGAACCGGGCGGCGCTGGAGGAGATCAAGGCGCGCAGCGGGAAGATCCTGGCGGTGGCGCACCAGGAGCAGGCGAAGGCCGACCAGACGATCGTCGTCCCGAAGAACGAGGACGAGCTCGACCCCATCCTGATGGGGATTCCTCTCCAACTCCTGGCGTACCACACGGCGTTGGCGCTTGGCCGGGACATCGACAAGCCGCGTAACCTGGCGAAGTCGGTGACGGTGGAGTAG